TGCGGCAAAAGTTCATAAGAAACCCATTAGTGCCAAGTGACCACGAAGGTGTTTTCGTGACACCAACATTTATCCATTAGGTAGTCTCAGTTCAGTTCCAGCTCATTCTGTATTAGCCACTGGACACTACAcacttgacatttaaaaaaaattacaagaaggaatttattttcatattaagATCAACAATTTATTTAACAGCAAAAAAATTCAAGTTTGTTTATTATTCATagtgaatttttaaatgaaaccattTCCCCAAATGATCCTACACTCAGAAAAACAATACATTAATAGTAACACACCCACCTTGATTATGACATCAGCCTTGGAGCAATACCATTTTGCATGTAATAAAAAGCTGTTTTTATGATGAAGGAAAATGATATTGTCAATTTAATGTAGCCAGGAACCAAGGTACCATTTTGCTTAAGGAGAGTACTATGAAAGAAAGCCATTTGATGAGACTGGAGGGGGTATGTTAACTGAATAgccattttctttcaaacatatctaataaaattaagtttagttgattatttttccccaaagcgCAGGGAGTTGTGTGTAGGACCTCTGcactgggtgaatttcactcttggTTAATGTCAGCTAAGTTAGATGACGTTATAGTTTGTTTTCTAAAGAACAGCTAAAAAACCCATTTTCTATCTGTGATCTAGAGAACAATTCTTGTCCCATACTGCACCTTGTTTGGTTTGCTGAAAGAAAGTCTATTACAGAATATTTGCTGAAAGTGAATTTAAAATTTAGAATCACAATTATTCTCCCCTGATTCTAAGAATTACATTCATCCAGTCAGAGAACAGAAGCACATTATGTAACCTATATGTTCAATCAATTTTTGGATATCAAATATTCACAAACAACACCTTGTAAACAAGCTACAGATCAAGAGCTATTTGTACAAATTATTCATCAAATTTAAATAGTGAACACATTTGAGAATATGGCAATCTGTATGGATAATTCAGAGACAGAAAAAACACAACATTTATTTGGTAAATTATTCATTACAAATTACTTACCCAGCTCTAGTAATTACAAATTACTGTAAGGAACTAATTTTTTGGAGCAAAGTACTCTTTACATTGTGGTTTCTCGCCATTTTTCTCGCCTGTCTCCAGAGAAGACAAAAGGCCTCAAATTTTGCTGTCAgctaaactggtgtaactcctgAATAATTCCATCAAAATAATGGAATTAGTAAGGATTTACACCAACGTAAGAGTAAAAATTTGCCCTAGAGAATTATTTTAAAGAGGTAAGAAGTCTTGCAGCTCTTAAGCCCTGTCTACATTGGCTCCCCAGTCATGTTTATGAACAGTGTTTAAGTACAGTTCTAACTGAACAGTGCTTAAGCATGGTATGAATGGTGCCAAGCTACAtgaaaaaccattaaaaaaaacgGATCTAGTCTAGAACATCTAAAGATGGGTTTAAGAGAGTTCAAACATAGCAGTAGGGAGAGCCTAAGAAACCCAGTACAGAAAGGGGCCCAAATCCAATGTTTCGGAGAACCAAAGATTTAAAATGATttgcagaaacaaaacaatagTCAATCAAGTTTGAtatatgccctggagaaaagacAACCTTTCCTTTTCGTGAGCCATTGATTTGTATTCATGTGCTGATTCAAGTTGTAGTTGGGTTGACTCAGCAGTTTTTGTCTTCCATCCTATTTCCCCGCTTGTAAAAAAGGCACTAAATTATATTTTGTTAGGACTAGAATTTGGAAAAAATGCATACAGCTTCATGGGTGAATCCCCATGTGTTGATTGCCTCTTACCCCAGCATTTAAAGTAGCGTGCTTTTCCTCATTGCCATGAAGGTGATGAACAACAACAAAGAGCAAGCTGTCTGGGTGGTTCTGAAAAGCTGGAAGCCTGTCAGAAATGTTGTCCCCAGGCCAAAGTAAATAGGACAATAAAAATAAACTCAAAATTCTTTCGTTGTTTAATTTATTTCAAGCAGAGAGGCAGAAGAACACTGCCTGCAGGTCCCTGTTTCCCAGCAAAATTCTTGCTTCAGTAATTCTCAGCAGCCAGCATGCTAATGAATCAATTTTTATGTAAATAAGTTCAACATTATATATTTCTATGGGTTCCAGAATGATTCATAATGTGCCTTTTGGTTCTGAAACCTTGTAAAGGAATTACAAGAAAAAGGGGTATAGGTAAAGCCCAACTCTCTTCCGTGATCCTAAGTGCTTATCAAGAACATTCAACGCTATGTAGCTCTATCAACAGTGGTAGCTCTACAACATGGGGTTGAACTGAAACACAAATCTAGGCAAAACACATTTTGAGGCTGATTAAAGAAGAAAGAACAGGATGGTTTGTATGTGTGCGGATTGCAGCCACTTACAGTGTCCTGAATCAACATCCGCTGACTGTGTGTAGAATTAATTAGACATACCCCATGTCATCCACCTTATGCTGTGCAGTTGTGGCATCACCTGGAGAAAATTTGGCATGGATTAGTATTGGATTATCATGGGAACCTGATGTGTTAAATGTTCTGTCTAGCAAAAGTTTGCTAAGTATCATGGGAGGAGGCCAAATGATGAAGTAGCATTTTGGTGACTTTAATTAGGTTTGGGAAAAATAAGTTAGTAGTAACGTAGACATGTGTTTAAGAGACAACATGACTGCTGCCTTGCCTCTGAATattttgttgattttatttttaatgactgTGGGCTATGCAGAGAGACTATTCAAATCCTTAAATTCCTTCAGATCTTTTTCTGCTAATTTCACAATTAAAGAggattttaatatatatatatatatatatatatatatatatacacatatacacacacacacatatatatacatacacacacacagatatataaaatattatatataaaataaagactGCAAAGAGAAATTATTTAGTTAAAGCATCTGAGGAAAAATAGAATCACTGATGAATGTGATGTCTTTTTATGCAAAGGCTCTAAAACTACCACCAGATGTCCCTGTAGCCTAAAACATGTAGCAGTGCTGGTATGCTGTACCCTCAAGTGTGAGTGACACTGAGAACTGTATTTTCCTGTGTTGAAAAGGAGACCGCATGGAAATAAAGGaagtacaaaaataataattgtaaAGTAGAGATGGGCCAAGACCGGAACCATTTATGTGAATATTCCTTTCTCCCAACATTTAGAGGTTTGGATAAAAcaggatctggatccaaatcatGATCAGAGTTTCCATAAATGAGGGAGGAACTGTAGGTGGTGAAGctacctgttttttaaaaaaagtatattatGTATGTACAGACCATACAGCGGGTATATTTACACTTCACACTAAACCTGGGTCTGTGAGACCAGGTTTGTagactcagtgtttccaaaccTGCGCTTGACCATCCACATGGCATTATAAATCTGAGCTTACAGTTGCTGGACCACGTTTCACAGCTGTGCTAACGCAACCATACTGCATTATGCAGACCTTCTGACACGGGTTTGCAGCttgacctgcatccacactgcaaaatagcAAGGCTTGGATGCAAGTCTCAGCAGGACATGAGCACTGACCCACCCCCCTAGGGCATGAGTCCTAGAACTCTGCTGAATgtttgctgacccaagtcagactgatttgtgtgtagatggaagggagGTTTGGGCTCAAATCTAAGTCAGGGCCTGGGTTTagtgtgtgcagtgtagacatactcagggTGCTTTGGTGAATGTAAACTGAAATCATCTTACTCGTTTGTCTCTCTCTAGTGATAATTCTACTATTTTGGAGTTCTATAGTCATGCCTTACACCAgaccatctcaaagaactttagaGCTAAAAGTGAATCctacctcacaacacccctgtgaagtagggaaacatgattatctccattttacagatggaagaaATGAGACATCAAATGGCAAAGTCatttgcctaaggtcatacaggaagttaGTGTCAGGCCAAGACTAGAACTCATGGACCTTGTTTAGTTCTCATTTGCACCAGCTTTTGGTtagcataattccattgacttcagtggcggtTCTCCCAATTTACAACAGCATAAGAAAAGAATAAAGCATCctatctcctgattcccagtcctctgCCTTAACAACAAGACCATCCAACCTTTCCACTCACTATTTGCTGACAGGGAAATCAGAAATTGTACAAGATGACGTACAAGAATCTACATAATTATCTGAAACTTATatgtaaaattttaaaaggaGTGTTCTAATTGGGTAGCCGAGATACTATGAGAGCAGGACCTGTATTTTAGGGCAAAGGGATTGACAGCCAGAGTGGCTTTCTGTATTGCATTATAGGCAATTTTGCATTTCATTAGAGAGCTAGGACCAAATGCACACTTGATGGAAGCATGTCAATTCCATTCATTTCACTGAAGTTGATCCAGTCCCACCAGATCTGTATCTATTCCTGTACTAGAAGTATAGATCCCGATTTCCATATATACCACTCTGGCAGTAATAAAAGGTCTTAAAATGCTTAAGTCCATGTGACAAGGTCAAGGCCCTGCAacctgtaaaaggttaacagGCCCTCCTTGCTTGGGTGGAGTGTAACAGGAAGGGGAAGTTGAGTCAAAGGTGAATTAAGGGAAGAAAGTGCCTTCTTCCCTTCTGCTGGTTCAAATGGGGAAGGCCCCTGGGAATTATTGCATGTGCTCTTCCTTTTGTGGATAATAAGCCCTGAAGAAGGGAACTTAAAAGGACAGATTTGGAGCTTTAATCACTGGCCATGCCTCCTTCCTGATCAGCGCCATACCCCTATTAGGGAGCTCTTACAACTCCCTAGCACAAGGAAGGCTGGCTGCAacagccctctccctcctcctctacgGACCTCTACTAGGGTCTCTGTTAGCTTCCTAGGGGGTGAATTTATCCCACAGCCTTCTATTGTATTGTAGTTCCACTGGATATATATCCAGATTAGATAGATTAAGAAACCATGTTGAATAGTTGCATGTTTGTGTGTATGCACGCACACACATTCTTAACCACTGGAAATGTAGATAAAACTCATGATGGGCAGGATCACTTCATTTGCAGGCAGAAAATATTATACCATCATCCTGGaatttttccccttcaaataTATTGTGcattttcttttgtaaacaaAGATTGTGTTTGTATAAAATATCATTCCCCTAAAATTGAGGAAAGCCAGCAGATTATGCTCACTGTAGCTTTATCAATAAAATATGTTGGTGTTTTCCAGATCGTTGGAAATGGTGAAGAACTGGAAGAGATGGTACGGAAGACCCTTGAGAATGGTGTGGAATATTACTATCCAAAAGAACTTAATGGATCCTTGCAGCTCTCTAGTGACACCTCATATTCCTTGAGAATCACAAACACTACTAGCCACAACAGTGGGACATATGGGTGCAACTTGTGGGCACCAGCTGGAAAACACAACCAAAGTGGCACCATCATATTAAAAGTAACAGGTATAGTAGGGTATTTGACTTCTTCATGCTTGATATGGCAATTTAGTGATTAAAGACCATTTCAAGATATGTTTTACTTCAAAGGTGAACAGAGGTACCAATACATCTTTAAAACatctcatttattttatatttcaggTTGTACTGAACGATTagatgaaaaatttaaaaaatacagagcAGAACTTTTATTGCTGTCCTGCCTTGGGATTTTTTACTTGCTGCTCATCTTTTTTACCTGTGTAAGTAATGTTTTCTACATGTTTGCCTTTGCcttctcaaaatatttcatttaccaaTAGAAGGTGGTTTCCATATCTACTTTATGGCCAAATTCTGAATTCCTTGTATGCCCAAAACTTCCGTCAAAGTCACTGAGAGATTTGGGTGCACAAAGAATGCAGGATTGAGTCCTCA
The Natator depressus isolate rNatDep1 chromosome 2, rNatDep2.hap1, whole genome shotgun sequence DNA segment above includes these coding regions:
- the CD83 gene encoding CD83 antigen isoform X2; amino-acid sequence: MLSAYYTQLVILSNVWCFVRGTSVAIPEVAVMCTEETLLPCEAPRDPHVTYEAVSWHKIVGNGEELEEMVRKTLENGVEYYYPKELNGSLQLSSDTSYSLRITNTTSHNSGTYGCNLWAPAGKHNQSGTIILKVTDMPKKREHASRLP